Genomic DNA from Dysidea avara chromosome 10, odDysAvar1.4, whole genome shotgun sequence:
TGATGTGCAGAGTCCAGTCAATTCCAACATAGCATTTTCATAGTGAATTAAATAATATCTGGGCAATTGGAATTGTTACTTAAGATGCTTTAGTAGCATTGTGATGGTAAGTGTATCTCTGCTGACTTAAAGCGAGAGGGGACAACCATTTAAAACATGTGCTGTAGTATATAGGGCAGGTGGAATCACACAATAAGCACTTTGCATCACATTGCATGGATTGATGCTGAAAACTGATAGCAGTGGGCAAAGTGTTGGCAGAGGCAGCCCGTAAGAGAAATGATAATTGACCAGGATGAAATCCTACGCTTATATTGAAGGGGAAATCAAATATTTCAAGTGAAATATTTGTCCTGCCTATTAAGACTAGGCCCAAAAGTGACCATCTATGCCAGAAAGCCCAGAATCCACTGTATTCTCAAATTTGgtgttttctactgactaaaaACTGTCTTGCTTGCATGGACAAAGTATTATGGAGCTAtgttgtgaaaattgtgttgttCCTGTTGGACCACAggtgtggtgtgccagcttCTGATGTTTGCTGTTCAATAAATCACAAAGTTGTGTTTATTGTAGAGTAAACTAGTCCATTTGCTTCTGTAGACGTATTGTACTCAAGAAACTAAAGGAGGCTGGGGTACCTGTACCAGAGTATGCTGTATTGAATAGAAACAAGGATGGAACCACTGgtaagtgtgtgtagtgttactGTGCATGTGGCGTACGCGCATGTgtgactgtgtacatgtgtgtatacatgtgcgtatacatgtgtgtgtgtggtatgtttCCACTGATAACCAAATGTCTGCATActgatatatatttttaagtgATGTAGATTATTATGTTCTACAATAGATAATATATGGAGTGAACAAGATGACGTTCTTACAATTGACTCTAAAGTGTTCCACAAACCATTTGTGGAGAAGCCAGTGTCAGCTGAAGATCATGGCATTCACATCTACTTCCCTAGTGCAGTGGGTGGGGGCAGTCAACAGCTGTTCAGAAAGGTAAGTACATGTATAAACAATACTATTTGTACATTACATTGTACTAAATCTATATCCATGTATGACTATTATGCCTTCAAGCATTGCAGAAATATGGCTAGTTAGTGATTTGACTTTAGCATTATGTAATGTCAGGCTAGTGGATATTAAATAGATTTTATTCAGTATGCCATTAATGTTATGTAGGTTAAGAATCAGTCTAGCAAATACTCACCAGAAAGTTCAATTAGAAAAATTGGTTCTTTTGTTTATGAAGATTTTCTATCTACTGATGGTACTGATGTGAAGGTGTATACTGTGGGTCCTGACTATGCTCATGCCGAAGCTAGAAAGTCACCAGTGAGTGGCCAATAGTTTTATCTTCCAGTGTATGTTTTATAAGATGTATTACATTCCATTTGCTGATTTTGCGTTTTATGTCTGTTAGGGACTTGATGGTAAAGTGCAGAGGGACAAATCTGGAAAAGAGAAACGATTTCCCATCATTCTCAGTGCCCAAGAAAAACTAATAGCTCGTCAAGTGTGTAATACCTTCAAACAAACTATTTGTGAATTTGACTTAATAAGAAATAGAGGCAAATCTTATGTGTGTGATGTGAATGGATTTAAGTTGGTAAAGAATTCTCAAAAGTATTATGATGACTGTGCCCAGATACTGAAGTAAGAACTGCTTCTTATAGTGCACATGTATTACTCCTCACACATCAATAATTGTCACAACAGGGAGGTGATATTCTCTAAACTGGCACCAGAGTTGTTCCCCACTATACTACCATCAGTAGAGTATTTGGCTGAGGATGTTCCTGTACCAATACCAAGTAGTGACTCTGAGTATGTTaaactgtgtgtgcatgtgtgcatgcatgtatttatGTGTGATTTACAGAAATGTATCATGTACATATACAGGGCTAAAACAAGAAATCTGAGAAGTTCAATCAATAATTTTTAACCTTCTCCTCAGACAAATAAAATTATGGCCAAACCTACTTTACTCATGTTCTCCATGCATGTAGTACAATTTACTGTACAACTGTATTCCTTATGGAATGAATAGTCTTTGACTAACTCTAATACTCCTAGGTAACAGACTTGAGAAATCTGATTGTTCAATTAGGGTGTTTAATAGCATTGGTATATTTATATCACTTTGCAACATGACATAGTTGGCATTGTAGATCAGCATTTTTGTGTTTTATTTAGATTGAAGTTGCGGTGTGTGGTAGCAGTTATCCGTCATGGAGATCGTACTCCCAAACAGAAGACGAAGATGGTGGTTACCCATATTCGGTTAGCAATTTTGTTGGTACATTTGTAGCTTTGCTAGTCCTGTCTCTGTCTGAGCGTGAGCTATAAACATGGCATGTATGTATCTTTTGCAACAACTATTACTATAATAGTCAGAATAGCTACTGTAAACATTAAAGAGAGAATCTTTAAAAGGTCCTTTTATAAtgcactctaatacagcagtcatagcAATAATATTAGTTACAATAGGACTGCTAAACTATGACAAAATAAATTTGCATTTATAAGGTAGGAATTAGAGAGGTGGATAACTAGAAGCAGTGACACAGTAGTGAAAGACTTGGGAGTTTAGATTTAGAGGTTACTGGTTTAAAAGTTAGTTTTGAAagaatgttctattggagtacttggcttattacacatttgctttataactacatagctaATACTCCTATTCATTTCAAACTATGAAAGGTTTGAGGTATGGTGGTTAGCCTATCTGCATACCAATTTTGACTTATTTCAATCAGAAGTTTATTTACCCTGTAGTCATGCCAGACATTACTTGCATCTTGGCAGTACGTTGTGCAACCATAACACAATTTAACAAATATGTGTGCTGTATTTGGTTTTCGTACCTTCCAAATTAAACATGAATGAGATATAATAGTTTTCTGAAGATGGATAAAGGAAAaggaaataatggaagaataacACAAAGGTAATAGGATAAATTTAATTTTGAAGGCAtgtatctcaaagatggctggcCAGTttaactcaaatttggaatagaacTGTCTTATCTAAAAGAATTTtcacttttaaaaataatatgctttggtttgagctatgatgtgCAAAAGACATGTTTTCTGAGTATATGGTACACCTATGTCTATCACACACTTTTCCTTGGCTGCACAATACACTATCCGGTGTCTTAATACACCTGTAAATTTTTATACATGTGTAGTTATACTTATTAATTCTATAATGTGTTTCTTAGATTTGTCAAACTTTTTGAAAAGTATGATGTGAAGAAGAAGCTTAAAATAAAACTAAAGAGTCCTAGTGAACTACAGGTATATAAGATACTATTGTCACCAGTTACTGACCTGTATTATTACTATAGGATGTACTGAATGTAACCAATGACATACTGGAAGAGGTCCATGCTAATCCATCATTATTTACTGACAGTACAGAATTTGTCAAGAATTTAAAGCAAACACAATCAGTGTTGGAAATGTAAGTGTGTGGTTGTTATTTTACATGGTGTTTAATTACAATGTTTATTTTACAAGGTGTGACCAATATTCAAGTATCAAAGTGCAATTTAAAGCTATTAACCCTAAGCCTGGTCAAGGTAAGTGTATGTATCATTTCTCAAACACTTAGCCACATATGCTGGTACAGTACATACTCAATGTTCACACATTTGCTCTGTAAAAATCATTGCATACTACAACTATATGATAATTGTGCTGGAATAATGTGCTAAAATTAGTAATCTGGTATTATGCCGTGGCCGGCAGTTTGAAGAAATAAGTGTGCACTTAATAAATAATATGCGTCTAATATATATGTGCTTAATAATCAGACTAATATACTCTGATAAAACAGTCACAGCCAATACTATTTTGTATCTGAAGACCATACTGACTGTTCAGTTAGAGTACTTGTCAGCAGGTGTAGTAATTAGTAAGTATATTTTACAGGTCTATAAACTGATTTGTTTGTTTTGATTAAATTTTGCTTCCCTCAACACTTTTTGATTACCCTGAAGCAGTAATCGATCTATCATTTAATTGTATGACCACCCTCTCCCATGTTGGTTATGATAATCAACTTATATtgtagaacagtcaaacacctgcatctatatatatattatattattataaagGTGAACAGGTGTCTGTCTATATTTTTATGTTTATTTGCATTCTTTCTTCATCATGTTAATTATTCAGGAGCTAAAGCACGTAGCACCTTTAATAGTTAGTTATAAAGAAATGTGCAAGTGGAATGGCTCATCTTGACACTATATCTGTACAGAACTGCCAAAAGCATGCACCAACTTGTAACAACAAACTACAAGTTGCCAGATGATAAGAACTTAATTTCGCTGAAGTAAAAAGTCAATTCATCAGTTTTGGTGTTTGGCTTAGTGGTTAGGACAATTAACTGCTTATCAGGCATGTTTTTCATTACGTGTTTGTTATTTTGGTGCAGTTTTTTTTCCTGTTGTGTGTACTTTTTCTTGTAACCTTCTCTCTTTTTTGGTGCAAACTTTTTTTATGATGTAACCTTTTTTACCTCCCTGTATATCACTTTCTCTCTTAGTGTATCATACAcctattagggatcatgaagagcTGGCCAAGAGTAtaaatcaccctaaaaccagcctcaatttccctgcatgacagcttggcagcattgattaggcacagccaagcccaaaaatgtcttcggACCAACCCAAAACCTTTCCAAAAAGtttttatggaattttaaacatgTTGATAATGatttttatgctgactgactgactgactgactaactagctgatgcctccagccaagcataactcaacaatggtcCATGGAttaggctatgggcttgatttcttcactgttcaatgttaaATCAttccaagatgtgccttttcaccaaccacagtatgtacaatacacgtaccatggacttgcctttgtcctcctttgtgttccagttattttcgctgacaatgcaaTTAGGTGTCACTTTGTGATAGTGCaatgtggcttccctgtggctgtgttggctattGTGTTTATCGCTGGcccgtattttccatagtgactggattgattgcagagatgcttctcatatttgtaatgctatgtaatgggtggaacatagctgaagacaAAGCGTACTGATTAATGGCCCGTACCTCCCTTTCCGTaatgtaattgattgttggggcacatATTCTGACACAAAAAAATACTTTTATAGCATTCCTGGAACTTTTAATATGGTATGTGCTGGTtcatttgtataattatgttatttaaaaaagtaaacaaacaagtagaaagaaaaatgtccactagtatatctgcaggtatttggcaaccttccttgtttcaccttTTTCTTTCTTTCATCCCTTATTCAACTTAAAAAcaattccttctacttgtaataTTTGCAAACAATAAGTAGCCACTTACCATACACTTTAGTGGAAGGTTCAGTGCATAGCAAAGTTGAGCTTGCTGAAGGAGTATATCTAAGCAATCAAGTAAAGCAATCATGCACATAGTGCAGGTACTAGTGATAGTACTTTACTAGAAGGCTTATTCTGGGCTATTTGAGAAATGCCTTTTCCAGTAATTTTGAATAAGTATATGTAATTACCACATGTATATAAAATATGCTTGCGACATAGCTAACAAATTCTTTTATTTTGTTATAAAATAATGTTTTAGGAAGAGCATTACTGATGATTCTCAAATGGGGTGGAGAACTTACTCCAGCTGGTAGACAACAAGCTGAGGAACTAGGAAAAGTGTTTCGTTGTATCTACCCAGGGGGAGATGGGGAATATGGCTCCCTACCTGGGTCAGGATTTCTACGTCTTCACAGCACCTACCGACATGACTTGAAAGTGTACGCATCTGATGAAGGAAGAGTGGAAATAACTGCAGCTGCTTTTGTTAAGGTATACAATGCTAGACACTCTATACCTATTTAGTCATTAACACAATATTTGCTATATGCAGCATATTGGTGTATGATCTATGTAGTGTCTGTATGTGTTAGGGTCTATTAGACTTGGAGGGTAGCCTTGCTTCAATCTTATTCCACATGGTGAAGAGAAATGTGGACAAATTGTTGGATAATGCTTTTATGGCTGAAGAGGCCATGACCAGGTTTGACAATCATTGCAATTTAGGAATATTTTAATGATACTTTGTAGGGTAAAAAAGAGACTGCATGACACTATGAGAACAAATACTTATGATGTGGATGAATTTAGAAAACAGGTATTGTATTAGATTATGATAAAACATAGCTTTCATTGAGCACTACATATGGATACCTTCATTCACTATATCAATTTTTTGTATAGCTAAATCCTACTAAGGTACCATCATATGATACTGCAATAGATGCCATTAAGAATCCTGTGGTTGCCTGTCAAATGTTGTTTGAAAATATTGCACTCCTCACTAAACAAATATCTGACTTAGAAGTTGATGGGAATGAAGGTAGAAACTAGAAAGGAAGCTAATGGGAATGTGTGATACTTGTACACATGTCTGTTTAAGTATGTGTTACACCATACTGTGTTTATCCATTCAGATTGACATTATGTTGTATGCATTCCTATCTGTGAAGCTATCAACCGTAATGTGGTAACAAATATTGTATTATGAATTGTTTTACTTGTGTTAGTGAACTTGTACTTTTCTGAAAGTTTAAAGTTGATGCTTGCAAGATGGAAGAAACTGGAGAAGGTACTTTGAATGTTAATTGAAGATTCTATTAAAATATTGTAATAGGATTTTAAGTGTAAAGATGGCAAATTTGATATCAGTAAAATTCCAGACATTTATGACTGTATCAAATATGACATGCTACACAACAGGTATACTAACTAGACTAGTAGGTCATGTACAATACTAACATGTTCTACTATCCCATAGTCATCTTGGTCTCAAGGTAGCCTATGACTTGTATATGCAGTCAGTATACCTGGCAGATCTGGTGATGCCTCAGGAGTACGGCATCACTAGTGATGAGAAAATTGAGATTGCTGGAACTATTTGTGAACCATTGTTACAGAAGATTCACATAGACATCACTAATGCTGTGTGTAACACTGGTGCAGACATCATGCATCAACTGGATCCAAAGTAAGTTCAAAATGACCACTtcatcaagactcacagtactAAATCACATGGCCCAGAAAGTAAAAAGTGAATGCCTCAAATAAGTGCAATAGCCTACTACTGTTAAGTTTACATGCATAAAGTTACAGTACATCACTTGTATGGAGAAGTTTGTGGAGATTTGCTCCAGGTGCACCGATTTGTTCACTATAAAATCGAATAGCTTCTTTAGTATTGACACTTTATACTCACATATCTTTTCACTCAAAATATGGATTATGGATTTGCAAGTACCTTGAGAAAGAGTAACTCTTGGCAAACAAATGAAGGTTGGTACGATGAAACTCCACTTGTCATTTTGGATCCAATCATTCGTAATAAATTTCCTGTGGAGCATTCTGACAATTCTTACATATTCATTGATATCTTGTGATCATGCTGGATTCACTGCTATAGTTATTCATAAGCAATTCTAACAAACCAAAGTGAGCACTGATATCGCAAACTATATAGCTCATCAAAACAATATCAAAGTTGGTGGTTAAATATGTGGGTAATTCTCAGAGAGATTATAATGTTGTGTTTTGGCATGGATTCTGTCTGGGTCAGCAATGCTTTAACCATAAATAACTCCTCAGAATTAATACAGAGCTTAATGAAGATTTTATCAATGCATGCATTTGATTCACAAAAACAAGTAAAATCCTTAATGCAAAAAACAGCTAGGCTGAAAAAAAAAGCATGCACTCGCctatgaaagtaaaagtaactggtaaccaaaagagctgatatctgaagtggccaagaatgaatgtttaCAAAGTTTTAATATTGGACCCTTTTCATTTACTCGTGTTCTACATTCATTCTTGCTGTgttcctaattaattcctttAGCTCTAATTGGCATGGCCATGATAATTTGGCCACCTTATTTCTCTACACTGAATATCAGCTCTTTTgattaccagttacttttacttttatgaatacaaccttttttacagccaagctgttgtTACATAGAGGTATGATAACATTTATAAAAGGCGAACCATATAGTTACCATGATTGGAATGTTGCTGTAGGTATTTGTTAAGAGCAGTGACCCCCAAGAAACATGTTAGAACAAGACTCTACTTTACCAGTGAATCT
This window encodes:
- the LOC136237145 gene encoding inositol hexakisphosphate and diphosphoinositol-pentakisphosphate kinase 2-like isoform X2 — translated: MKSILERLQHPNIEIVVFSESVILNDPIEDWPICDCLIAFFSVGFPLDKAVKYAKLRKPLLINDLESQYDLLDRRIVLKKLKEAGVPVPEYAVLNRNKDGTTDNIWSEQDDVLTIDSKVFHKPFVEKPVSAEDHGIHIYFPSAVGGGSQQLFRKVKNQSSKYSPESSIRKIGSFVYEDFLSTDGTDVKVYTVGPDYAHAEARKSPGLDGKVQRDKSGKEKRFPIILSAQEKLIARQVCNTFKQTICEFDLIRNRGKSYVCDVNGFKLVKNSQKYYDDCAQILKEVIFSKLAPELFPTILPSVEYLAEDVPVPIPSSDSELKLRCVVAVIRHGDRTPKQKTKMVVTHIRFVKLFEKYDVKKKLKIKLKSPSELQDVLNVTNDILEEVHANPSLFTDSTEFVKNLKQTQSVLEMCDQYSSIKVQFKAINPKPGQGRALLMILKWGGELTPAGRQQAEELGKVFRCIYPGGDGEYGSLPGSGFLRLHSTYRHDLKVYASDEGRVEITAAAFVKGLLDLEGSLASILFHMVKRNVDKLLDNAFMAEEAMTRVKKRLHDTMRTNTYDVDEFRKQLNPTKVPSYDTAIDAIKNPVVACQMLFENIALLTKQISDLEVDGNEVNLYFSESLKLMLARWKKLEKDFKCKDGKFDISKIPDIYDCIKYDMLHNSHLGLKVAYDLYMQSVYLADLVMPQEYGITSDEKIEIAGTICEPLLQKIHIDITNAVCNTGADIMHQLDPKYLLRAVTPKKHVRTRLYFTSESNIHAMVNKLRYGNLADLDLPEWADTKKLLDSAAELNYMTQIVFLLFENSQAPVDSEGRYKVEIHFSPGAKGREEIVASGGSASSLGLGHKKHSIPLRRLLPNNTNRFQRKNSHFALPTIEPAMVKRTAKSLPSLMTEEQLETLRQAASKNDLFDSDFEEHKGDQQSIYGVAPLVYFRPSLPSSNDITTITEELDLATSVKPLKCLCTISLSELEEFLSNNEQQKEQHSSIGSHRSSIDSHRSSTGSINLLV
- the LOC136237145 gene encoding inositol hexakisphosphate and diphosphoinositol-pentakisphosphate kinase 2-like isoform X1 encodes the protein MTLIIGICSVKTKKVDSQPMKSILERLQHPNIEIVVFSESVILNDPIEDWPICDCLIAFFSVGFPLDKAVKYAKLRKPLLINDLESQYDLLDRRIVLKKLKEAGVPVPEYAVLNRNKDGTTDNIWSEQDDVLTIDSKVFHKPFVEKPVSAEDHGIHIYFPSAVGGGSQQLFRKVKNQSSKYSPESSIRKIGSFVYEDFLSTDGTDVKVYTVGPDYAHAEARKSPGLDGKVQRDKSGKEKRFPIILSAQEKLIARQVCNTFKQTICEFDLIRNRGKSYVCDVNGFKLVKNSQKYYDDCAQILKEVIFSKLAPELFPTILPSVEYLAEDVPVPIPSSDSELKLRCVVAVIRHGDRTPKQKTKMVVTHIRFVKLFEKYDVKKKLKIKLKSPSELQDVLNVTNDILEEVHANPSLFTDSTEFVKNLKQTQSVLEMCDQYSSIKVQFKAINPKPGQGRALLMILKWGGELTPAGRQQAEELGKVFRCIYPGGDGEYGSLPGSGFLRLHSTYRHDLKVYASDEGRVEITAAAFVKGLLDLEGSLASILFHMVKRNVDKLLDNAFMAEEAMTRVKKRLHDTMRTNTYDVDEFRKQLNPTKVPSYDTAIDAIKNPVVACQMLFENIALLTKQISDLEVDGNEVNLYFSESLKLMLARWKKLEKDFKCKDGKFDISKIPDIYDCIKYDMLHNSHLGLKVAYDLYMQSVYLADLVMPQEYGITSDEKIEIAGTICEPLLQKIHIDITNAVCNTGADIMHQLDPKYLLRAVTPKKHVRTRLYFTSESNIHAMVNKLRYGNLADLDLPEWADTKKLLDSAAELNYMTQIVFLLFENSQAPVDSEGRYKVEIHFSPGAKGREEIVASGGSASSLGLGHKKHSIPLRRLLPNNTNRFQRKNSHFALPTIEPAMVKRTAKSLPSLMTEEQLETLRQAASKNDLFDSDFEEHKGDQQSIYGVAPLVYFRPSLPSSNDITTITEELDLATSVKPLKCLCTISLSELEEFLSNNEQQKEQHSSIGSHRSSIDSHRSSTGSINLLV